From the Acidithiobacillus sp. genome, the window CACGGTCTCACCCAGTTCCCAGATGGCATTCAGTTCCGCATGGAGTCCGTGTAGTTCCGTCGCCAGTGTCGTATTAAGGCGCAACGATCCACCCGCCGCAGGTTGAAAACGCAGCCAGACATCCACCCGCCCGCGCACCAGCGTTTTTTGCAAGCGTGCCCGTACCGCTGTTTCGAGGGCGCTCAAGCCCTCGGGCAGGCGCAGACCGACATCAAGAAAACGGTGATTTACGGTACGCAGCTCCCAAACCAGCGTGCCCCAAGCCCCGTGACTTTCACAGCGGGCGAACCCGGTCATACTGCATATCATTTTGTTGGCTCCCCAGCGCAATCCTGCTCACGAAAAAGCAGGCATCCTTGCATAAACTAGCATACGGCTGCCAGTCCGGCGACCTCTGCACGCGCTTGCCGAGTGCAAAATACCGATTAAGCGGCCTTGACGCTGTCGGAATCCAGAACTAAACCTAAAGAACTAAACCTAAAAAATTGGGCTGCCGGTTCTAGCGTCAACGCATCCAGTTGGCGAATCCGACCATTACGATAACTGCGGGAGAGTGTCACATGATAGGCTCGAAAGAAATGCTGTTCGAATGGGATGAGTGGAAAACGCGGGCAGTGGCGCTGGGGGTCGCGGAGGATCTGGCCGAACTGGGCAAAAAGATCATGCGCGATGCCTATATGCAGCGCTGGCCCGAAGCCGTGCTCGGCGACTGCGGCTGGGATGACGATGGTTTTGGGATGCTGGCCTTGGCACGCGCAAAACCCGCTGAAGCTCGCCGTGATTGGGAACGGCTATATGCGCACCATCATCGCCGGCCCGCCTGCCCGGTAGAGGCGAGCCACCATCGCCCTAATAAGGCCATGGTGCGAACCACCGCTCCACTGCTGGTTCACCCCCGGAAACAGGAAGAGAACAGACCCTGAAATCTACAAACGCACCCAGAGCAAACGCCAGAGGATAACAGGCAAGGAAATCGCACCGACATAGTGACCAACGATGCGTTCTTGCCCGTTCACCCGTAGGGAGGTGGGCGCCAGCTACGTTTACTGGGTCAGGCCGGCGTAGAGCATGGGCAAACGCTCCGGCAGGCGTTCCACATGGTCGATCACCTGATAATTGCGCGCCCCGAAAATCCGCGACACATACTCATCGGCGTGGGGATCAAGGCTCAGACAATAGGTCATCACCCCGTCCCGCCCCAATTCCTCCACAGCCCGCCTCGCGTCGTAGCGCAGATACTGCGGATCGCGTACATCAATATCCGCTGGCTCGCCATCGGTAATAACCAGCAACAGTTTTTTCGATTGCCGCTGATGACGCAGGTAGTGCCCGGCATGGCGTAAGGCCGCCCCCATGCGCGTGGAAAGCTTGCCGGTCATACCCGCAATACGCCCCATGGCCTCATCGCTATACGCCTCGTCAAAGTCTTTAAAGCGGTAATATGCGACATCATGCCGCCCATCGGAATGAAATCCGTGAATGGCAAAGGGATCACCAATACGGTTCATGGCGTCGGCGAGCAGTGCCGTCGCATCCCGCGTAAGCTGGAGGATAGTGTCTTCCGAACCATGGACCTTGTCGTTGGTCGACTCGGACAGATCCATCAATACCAGCACGCTGAGATCGCGCACCTTGCGCAAGTTACGCATGTGGATACGGGTATCCGGCGCCAGACCCATGCGGATATCGACCAGTGCGCGCACCGCCGCTTCCATATCGATCTCATCGCCATCTTCCTGTTTGCGCAGACGCTGCACACCCTGTGGTTGCAATGCCTCGATCAGGTATCTGAGCCGACTGGAGACCGGCTTGTACTTGTCCAGCACCTCACGCACATCGCGCACATCGCCGATCCTGGGCCGACGCTCCAGCACCGTTACCCAGTGCGGGCGATTGGTCTGAATCTGATAATCCCACTCCGGATAATGGTAGGGATCAGAAACCGGCTCCTTGCCTTCCATTTGGTTGTAACTCAGCCCCATATCTTCGTAGGGGAAAAGCTCGGATTGCAGCACCCAGACTTCCTGGGCGTCGTCACCGGCCAACTCGGTATCAATCTCGTTGACCATTTCCATGACACTGACATATTTCCGCACTTGGGCGCCGGGAAGGATAGTCGCTTCACTTTCCCAGTCGATTTCCTCAAACTCCCAAATATAGCGGTTATCGTCCCGATAGGGGATATCGGGGATGTCGGTACGGGCATGGTAAGTCATCTTTTCCTTACGCAGGGTGTCCGCCAGTCGCACCCCCAAATCCCAGGAAAGTTGTGGATCGTCCCAGCGGGCCTTTGCCTCCTCAAAGGTTTGCCGACCCTCCTGCACCCAGACATTGTCGTCCTCATAGGCGGGATCAATGATTGCCCGCGCCAGTCGGGAAAACAGCTCCCCCATAGTGGCCACCGGCCCGGCCACCGCAGTGTGAAAAGGCATCCAGATTGCGCGCAGTCCGGGGAAGGCGCGCATGGCCAGTGCCTCCACCCGTGCATCTTCCAGCAAACCGATTACGGCCATCTGCTCAGGGTTGAGTGCCTCAGCCGAGATCGCCTTGTGCATGTAAGCCACATGCGCGGCGGCGTGAGCCGCCACGGCGCGATAGCGGGTCATCCCATCGATGCCTTCCCAATCATCGTAGGCGTCGGGAAGATGGATGAAAATCCCTTCGATATAAGGCCGGTAACCTTCGCGGTCTTCAAAGTCACCGCTGGTCGGGCGCAGGAAGAAATCCCGTCCCCATAATGCCCTCAAATACATACGCAGACGACGCTGAATGTCAACAAAAAGCGTGCCTTTACGCTCCTGCTGGAGCATAGCCAGGGCTTCCGGACTTTTCAGGGAAAAGTAGGCAATCTGCGCCGCAAAGTCTGTACGATGGGCGTGTGCACCCCAGAGTGCCCAGCGCCGCAAACCACCCAGCGTCAAATAGCCAAAAAGCTGGTCGATATTTTCCAGCA encodes:
- a CDS encoding VWA domain-containing protein, producing MKHLEDYAELLEAFGDESQAILQSNWQEAARIFSPAGLDRYLDGAMGLRSLGKGDGLVSSYLDAAPHVAREMGEDAVWELVGAVMKMASKTSGAVLEAVVSTSPTAANRLADLELFKSYLGMLDRLLAQVPRALRPMLENIDQLFGYLTLGGLRRWALWGAHAHRTDFAAQIAYFSLKSPEALAMLQQERKGTLFVDIQRRLRMYLRALWGRDFFLRPTSGDFEDREGYRPYIEGIFIHLPDAYDDWEGIDGMTRYRAVAAHAAAHVAYMHKAISAEALNPEQMAVIGLLEDARVEALAMRAFPGLRAIWMPFHTAVAGPVATMGELFSRLARAIIDPAYEDDNVWVQEGRQTFEEAKARWDDPQLSWDLGVRLADTLRKEKMTYHARTDIPDIPYRDDNRYIWEFEEIDWESEATILPGAQVRKYVSVMEMVNEIDTELAGDDAQEVWVLQSELFPYEDMGLSYNQMEGKEPVSDPYHYPEWDYQIQTNRPHWVTVLERRPRIGDVRDVREVLDKYKPVSSRLRYLIEALQPQGVQRLRKQEDGDEIDMEAAVRALVDIRMGLAPDTRIHMRNLRKVRDLSVLVLMDLSESTNDKVHGSEDTILQLTRDATALLADAMNRIGDPFAIHGFHSDGRHDVAYYRFKDFDEAYSDEAMGRIAGMTGKLSTRMGAALRHAGHYLRHQRQSKKLLLVITDGEPADIDVRDPQYLRYDARRAVEELGRDGVMTYCLSLDPHADEYVSRIFGARNYQVIDHVERLPERLPMLYAGLTQ